A genomic stretch from Bradyrhizobium quebecense includes:
- a CDS encoding MarR family winged helix-turn-helix transcriptional regulator, translating into MPNPGPIPLDSQLCFSLYGTTIAINRAYKPLLDGLGITYPQYLVLSVLWEKDGQMISAIADRLALEPSTITPLVKRLENAGFVVRRRSVEDERQVGVHLTDSGKAMQSRTGCLTDTLLERSGLTIDELVSLNKRVQALRNALTKSGTD; encoded by the coding sequence ATGCCAAATCCGGGACCGATTCCGCTGGATAGCCAGCTTTGCTTCTCTCTTTACGGGACCACCATTGCGATCAACCGTGCCTACAAGCCCCTGCTCGACGGCCTCGGCATCACCTATCCGCAATACCTCGTTCTCAGCGTGCTCTGGGAAAAGGACGGGCAGATGATTTCCGCAATCGCCGACCGGCTCGCCCTCGAGCCCAGCACCATCACGCCGCTGGTCAAGCGGCTCGAAAATGCCGGCTTCGTGGTGCGCCGGCGCAGTGTGGAGGACGAACGGCAGGTCGGCGTCCACCTGACCGACAGCGGCAAGGCGATGCAATCGCGCACCGGCTGCCTGACCGATACCTTGCTGGAGCGGTCCGGCCTGACCATCGACGAACTCGTCTCACTCAACAAGCGCGTCCAGGCGCTTCGCAACGCATTGACGAAATCGGGAACGGACTAA
- a CDS encoding PilZ domain-containing protein produces the protein MADDHSRPAPASAQQPMPTEKRRAGARRRVLKSGAIEFGNEAIACTVRNLSPQGACIEVNSPLWFPDRFTLAVDGQRWPCRIVWKKQKRLGLAFD, from the coding sequence ATGGCCGACGACCATAGCAGGCCCGCACCGGCCAGCGCGCAACAGCCAATGCCGACCGAGAAGCGCCGTGCCGGCGCACGCCGCCGCGTCCTCAAGTCGGGAGCGATCGAATTCGGCAATGAAGCGATCGCCTGCACGGTCCGGAATCTCTCGCCTCAGGGCGCCTGCATCGAAGTCAATTCTCCGCTGTGGTTTCCCGACCGCTTCACTCTCGCCGTCGACGGCCAGCGGTGGCCGTGCCGCATCGTATGGAAGAAGCAGAAGCGGCTGGGACTGGCGTTCGATTAG
- a CDS encoding D-amino acid dehydrogenase: MPHIAIIGAGITGVTTAYALLERGYRVTVLDRHRYAAMETSFANGGQLSASNAEVWNSAATILKGLRWMLRSDAPLLMNPKPSWHKYSWIGEFVGHIGRYRTNTIETTRLAIEARKHLFSIAQRENIAFDLERRGILHVYHDKAGFDAGLRVNTLLQQGGLDRRPVTADEIRSIEPALQTTCYGGFFTPSDATGDIHKFTRGLADACIRRGASFVHEADVDAIARGDDGFRIGWNEAASHDAGVATRHELQADGIVICAGVASRHFAGLLNDRVNVYPVKGYSITVQLDAPQSRDAAPTVSLLDEAAKIVTSRLGADRFRVAGTAEFNGFNRDIRADRIQPLVDWVRQHFPGIDTSRIVPWAGLRPMMPNMMPVVRAGRFPGVFYNTGHGHLGWTLSAATAQMVAGAIDDWRDLDTPSMVPSQVDATETARAAFP; the protein is encoded by the coding sequence ATGCCTCACATCGCAATCATTGGCGCCGGCATCACCGGCGTGACGACGGCCTATGCCCTGCTCGAACGCGGCTATCGCGTGACTGTCCTCGACAGGCATCGATACGCCGCGATGGAAACCTCGTTCGCCAATGGCGGACAGCTTTCCGCTAGCAACGCGGAAGTGTGGAACAGCGCCGCGACCATTCTCAAGGGGTTGCGCTGGATGCTTCGAAGCGACGCGCCGCTGCTGATGAATCCGAAGCCGAGCTGGCACAAATATTCCTGGATCGGCGAGTTCGTCGGCCACATCGGCCGCTATCGCACCAACACCATCGAGACCACGCGACTCGCGATCGAAGCGCGCAAGCATCTGTTCTCGATCGCACAGCGCGAGAACATCGCCTTCGATCTCGAACGCCGCGGCATCCTGCACGTCTATCACGACAAGGCCGGCTTCGACGCGGGCCTGCGCGTCAACACGCTGCTGCAACAAGGCGGGCTCGACCGCCGGCCGGTGACGGCGGACGAAATCCGCAGCATCGAACCCGCGCTGCAGACGACCTGCTATGGCGGCTTCTTCACGCCGTCGGACGCGACCGGCGATATCCACAAGTTTACGCGCGGGCTCGCCGACGCCTGCATCCGTCGCGGCGCGAGCTTCGTCCATGAGGCCGACGTCGATGCGATCGCGCGCGGCGACGACGGTTTCCGCATCGGCTGGAACGAAGCCGCTTCGCACGATGCTGGCGTCGCGACGCGACATGAGTTGCAGGCGGACGGCATCGTCATTTGCGCCGGCGTCGCGAGCCGGCACTTCGCAGGCCTGCTCAACGACCGCGTCAACGTCTATCCGGTGAAGGGCTATTCGATCACCGTGCAGCTCGATGCGCCGCAAAGCCGGGACGCTGCGCCAACCGTCAGCCTGCTCGATGAGGCCGCGAAGATCGTCACCAGCCGGCTCGGCGCCGACCGCTTCCGCGTCGCCGGCACCGCCGAGTTCAACGGCTTCAACCGCGACATTCGCGCCGACCGCATCCAGCCGCTGGTGGATTGGGTGCGGCAGCATTTTCCCGGCATCGACACGTCGAGGATCGTGCCTTGGGCCGGCCTGCGCCCGATGATGCCGAACATGATGCCGGTGGTGCGCGCCGGACGGTTTCCGGGCGTGTTCTACAACACCGGCCACGGTCATCTCGGCTGGACGCTGTCGGCTGCGACGGCGCAGATGGTGGCAGGCGCGATCGATGACTGGCGCGACCTCGACACGCCTTCGATGGTGCCGTCGCAGGTCGATGCGACCGAGACCGCCCGCGCAGCTTTCCCCTAA
- a CDS encoding M20/M25/M40 family metallo-hydrolase, with protein MNPANLPFDSEAMLQGLRSWVECESPTWDAAAVERMLDLAAREMAVMGATIERIAGRQGFAGCVRARFPHPKQGQPGILIAGHLDTVHPVGTIEKLAWRREGNKCFGPGIFDMKGGNYLSIEAIRQLARASFTTPLPITVLFTPDEEVGTPSTRDIIEAEAARNKYVLVPEPGRPNNGVVTGRYAIARFNLEAVGKPSHAGATLSSGRSAIREMARQIIAIDGMTTEDCTFSVGIVHGGQWVNCVATTCTGEALSMAKRQADLDRGVERMLALSGTANDVTFKVTRGVTRPVWEPDAGTMALYEKAKGLAAAMGLDLPHGSAGGGSDGNFTGAMGIPTLDGLGVRGADAHTLNEHIEIESLAERGRLMAALLATLD; from the coding sequence ATGAACCCCGCCAATCTTCCTTTTGATTCCGAAGCGATGCTGCAGGGGCTGCGCAGCTGGGTGGAATGCGAGAGCCCGACATGGGATGCGGCCGCAGTCGAGCGCATGCTCGACCTCGCCGCGCGCGAGATGGCGGTCATGGGTGCGACGATCGAACGCATCGCAGGACGCCAGGGCTTCGCCGGCTGCGTCCGCGCCCGTTTTCCCCATCCGAAACAAGGCCAGCCGGGCATCCTCATCGCCGGCCATCTGGACACCGTGCACCCGGTCGGCACCATCGAAAAGCTGGCGTGGCGGCGCGAAGGCAACAAGTGCTTCGGGCCCGGTATCTTCGACATGAAGGGCGGCAACTATCTGTCGATCGAGGCGATCCGGCAGTTGGCACGCGCGTCCTTTACGACGCCGCTGCCGATCACCGTGCTGTTCACGCCCGATGAAGAGGTCGGCACGCCGTCGACGCGCGACATCATCGAGGCCGAAGCCGCGCGCAACAAATACGTGCTGGTGCCGGAGCCCGGCCGGCCGAACAACGGCGTCGTCACCGGCCGCTACGCGATCGCGCGCTTCAATCTGGAAGCTGTCGGCAAGCCGAGCCATGCCGGCGCGACACTCTCCTCGGGCCGTTCCGCGATCCGCGAAATGGCCCGGCAAATCATTGCCATCGACGGCATGACCACCGAAGACTGCACCTTCTCGGTCGGCATCGTGCATGGCGGGCAATGGGTCAATTGCGTCGCAACGACCTGCACCGGCGAAGCGCTCAGCATGGCCAAGCGCCAGGCCGATCTCGACCGCGGCGTCGAGCGCATGCTGGCGCTGTCGGGCACCGCCAACGACGTGACCTTCAAGGTGACGCGCGGCGTCACCCGCCCGGTATGGGAGCCGGATGCCGGCACCATGGCGCTCTATGAAAAGGCCAAGGGCCTCGCGGCGGCGATGGGCCTCGATCTGCCGCACGGCAGCGCCGGCGGCGGATCGGACGGCAACTTCACCGGTGCGATGGGCATCCCGACCCTCGACGGCCTCGGCGTTCGCGGCGCCGATGCGCATACGCTCAACGAGCATATCGAGATCGAGAGCCTTGCCGAGCGCGGCCGCCTGATGGCGGCGCTGCTGGCGACGCTGGACTGA
- a CDS encoding ArgE/DapE family deacylase — protein MTTETLTRPDQIAAELCAAVDRNFDDQIAFLSRMVQFRSLRGQEAPQQRWLAEQFAKRRYDVDAFSLADVNLMSHPKAAPMDGIDLAGSQQVVATLNSKGSGRSLILQGHIDVVPEGPADLWDRPPFAGAVHDGWMFGRGAQDMKAGVSAMIFALDAFSDAGYAPAGRVHLQTVTEEESTGNGALSTLMRGYRADACLIPEPTGHTLTRAQVGAVWFRLRVRGTPVHVAYSEAGTSAILSAMHLVRAFQDYTKALNARALDNSWFRSVKNPIKFNVGIIKGGDWASSTAAWCELDCRLGLLPGETPQQAMRGIEECLTEAHKADDFLSDNPAELVWSGFQADPAVCEPGSEAEAALSAAHHSVFQAPMQERLSTAVNDTRYYCVDYGIPALCYGPYGIGPHAFNERVELDSLRKTTQSIALFVANWCGVMRA, from the coding sequence ATGACAACCGAGACGTTGACCAGGCCGGATCAGATTGCCGCGGAGCTGTGCGCGGCCGTCGATCGAAACTTCGACGATCAGATCGCGTTCCTGTCGCGCATGGTGCAGTTCCGCAGCTTGCGCGGACAGGAAGCGCCGCAACAACGCTGGTTGGCCGAGCAATTCGCAAAGCGCCGCTACGACGTCGATGCGTTCAGCCTTGCCGACGTCAACCTGATGAGCCATCCGAAGGCTGCGCCAATGGACGGCATCGATCTTGCCGGATCGCAGCAGGTCGTTGCGACGCTCAACAGCAAAGGCAGCGGACGCAGCCTGATCCTGCAAGGTCATATCGACGTGGTGCCGGAGGGGCCCGCTGACCTTTGGGACCGGCCGCCGTTCGCGGGTGCCGTGCATGACGGCTGGATGTTCGGGCGTGGCGCGCAAGACATGAAGGCCGGTGTCTCGGCCATGATCTTCGCGCTCGATGCTTTCAGCGATGCCGGCTATGCCCCGGCCGGGCGCGTCCATCTGCAGACCGTGACCGAGGAAGAGAGCACCGGCAACGGCGCACTGTCGACGTTGATGCGCGGCTATCGCGCCGACGCCTGCCTCATTCCAGAGCCGACCGGACACACGCTCACGCGCGCCCAGGTCGGCGCCGTCTGGTTTCGCCTGCGCGTCCGCGGCACGCCGGTGCATGTCGCCTATTCCGAGGCCGGTACGAGCGCGATCCTGTCGGCGATGCATCTGGTGCGCGCGTTTCAGGATTACACCAAGGCACTCAATGCCCGGGCGCTCGACAACAGCTGGTTCCGCAGCGTCAAGAATCCGATCAAGTTCAACGTCGGGATCATCAAAGGCGGCGATTGGGCCAGTTCGACCGCGGCCTGGTGCGAGCTGGATTGCCGGCTCGGCCTCTTGCCGGGCGAAACACCGCAGCAGGCGATGCGTGGCATCGAGGAATGCCTGACTGAGGCGCACAAGGCCGACGACTTCCTGTCCGACAATCCGGCCGAGCTGGTGTGGAGTGGTTTTCAGGCAGACCCGGCGGTGTGCGAGCCCGGCAGCGAAGCGGAAGCAGCTCTGTCTGCCGCCCATCACTCCGTCTTCCAGGCTCCAATGCAGGAGCGCCTGTCTACCGCCGTCAACGACACCCGCTACTATTGCGTCGACTACGGCATCCCCGCACTTTGCTATGGTCCTTACGGTATCGGCCCGCATGCGTTCAACGAACGTGTCGAGCTCGACAGCCTTCGCAAGACGACGCAGAGCATCGCACTGTTCGTTGCCAACTGGTGCGGCGTGATGCGAGCGTGA
- a CDS encoding phospholipase D-like domain-containing protein, which produces MTINVKAYANADDVLIAWQPDTWSNDWVGFQLERRNNITQQTTVLSNRIPPKPGEKPVADAGISSTQSPFRRCIWTDHSVVDTDNISYRVTAMKSGANGTFTPDSASVSAWTTPAVASGDAGGGLSAYFNRGTLMSQIVSRFVQGDTSDDSLRNFVKSLSDPANQARRYLSGDALHEILAFLHDADLRGSQIHAAIYEMNDEELVGALKPFGSRGNVLLGNGSATKPNIAGELGGAGLTVKHRDLSNAGRSSPSVHNKFVVESDAHGNAIRVLTGSTNWTTTGLCTQLNNVLIIENAVIAKRYLDQWGKLVAAGNAMPPALKTSNSSPTSDSNISVFFAATNGEAEFKPVLDLIKNAKDGALFLMFMPGQSPLLDALLVRAQQNDIYVRGVVSTMMASKNGNIVSVGGEVVKSGAPKQSFHDDVQLPHGVSATNEPSWADVEFSVQQIRNAGMIAIVHSKTIVIDPFSDNCAVITGSHNFSVAASEKNDENLVIIRGNKQLAQAYALHINGVYDHYSWRGYLGSGGNPDQIYSLDGWKPGGGKEQELDFWMEEPVPPRPTRSGGSAAQQPSVASGASARTAVKKTPKKAPKKSAKKVAKTSAKKSAKKARKPAKAAKAKKTKAGSTKKAKAKKAKAKK; this is translated from the coding sequence ATGACCATCAATGTCAAGGCCTACGCCAACGCCGATGATGTTCTGATCGCCTGGCAGCCGGACACCTGGTCGAACGACTGGGTCGGATTCCAGCTCGAGCGGCGCAACAACATCACGCAGCAGACGACCGTGCTCTCCAACCGCATTCCGCCGAAGCCCGGCGAGAAACCGGTCGCGGACGCGGGCATTTCCTCGACGCAATCGCCGTTCCGGCGCTGCATCTGGACCGATCACAGCGTCGTCGACACCGACAACATCTCGTATCGCGTCACCGCGATGAAGAGCGGTGCGAACGGGACATTCACGCCCGATTCAGCCTCGGTGTCGGCCTGGACGACGCCGGCGGTCGCTTCGGGCGATGCGGGCGGCGGCTTGTCGGCCTATTTCAACCGCGGCACCCTGATGTCGCAGATCGTCAGCCGTTTCGTGCAGGGCGATACCTCCGACGACTCGCTGCGCAATTTCGTCAAGAGCCTGTCCGACCCGGCCAATCAGGCGCGCCGCTACCTGTCAGGCGATGCTCTGCACGAGATCCTGGCCTTCTTGCACGATGCCGATCTCCGCGGCAGCCAGATCCATGCCGCCATCTACGAGATGAATGACGAGGAGCTGGTCGGCGCGCTGAAACCGTTCGGCAGCCGCGGCAACGTCCTGCTCGGCAATGGCAGTGCGACCAAGCCGAACATCGCGGGCGAGCTCGGTGGCGCCGGCCTGACGGTCAAGCATCGCGATCTGTCGAATGCAGGCAGGTCGTCGCCCAGCGTCCACAACAAGTTCGTGGTCGAGAGCGACGCGCATGGCAACGCGATCCGCGTGCTGACCGGCAGCACGAACTGGACTACGACCGGGCTGTGCACGCAGCTCAACAACGTGCTGATCATCGAGAATGCGGTGATCGCCAAGCGCTATCTCGATCAGTGGGGCAAGCTGGTCGCCGCGGGCAATGCCATGCCGCCCGCGCTGAAGACGTCGAATTCCAGTCCGACCAGCGACAGCAACATTTCGGTGTTCTTCGCCGCGACCAACGGCGAAGCCGAGTTCAAGCCGGTGCTGGACCTGATCAAGAACGCCAAGGACGGCGCGCTCTTCCTGATGTTCATGCCGGGTCAATCGCCGCTGCTGGATGCCCTGTTGGTCCGCGCACAGCAGAACGACATCTATGTCCGCGGCGTGGTGTCGACCATGATGGCCAGCAAGAACGGCAACATCGTTTCGGTCGGCGGGGAGGTCGTCAAATCGGGCGCACCGAAGCAATCCTTCCATGACGACGTCCAGCTGCCGCATGGCGTGAGCGCGACCAACGAACCCTCATGGGCCGACGTCGAATTCAGCGTCCAGCAGATCCGCAACGCGGGGATGATTGCGATCGTTCACTCCAAGACCATCGTGATCGATCCGTTCTCCGACAATTGCGCCGTCATCACCGGATCGCACAATTTCTCGGTTGCCGCCTCGGAGAAGAATGACGAGAATCTCGTGATCATCCGCGGCAACAAGCAGCTTGCCCAGGCCTATGCGCTGCATATCAACGGCGTCTACGACCACTACTCCTGGCGCGGTTATCTCGGCAGCGGCGGCAATCCGGATCAGATCTATTCGCTCGACGGCTGGAAGCCGGGCGGCGGCAAGGAGCAGGAGCTGGATTTCTGGATGGAGGAGCCGGTGCCGCCGCGCCCGACGCGTAGTGGCGGCAGCGCGGCGCAACAGCCAAGTGTGGCTAGCGGGGCGTCGGCGAGGACAGCCGTCAAGAAGACCCCCAAGAAGGCCCCGAAGAAATCGGCCAAGAAAGTCGCCAAGACGTCAGCCAAGAAATCGGCGAAGAAGGCGAGGAAGCCGGCTAAGGCCGCAAAGGCCAAGAAAACAAAGGCCGGGTCGACGAAGAAGGCTAAGGCAAAGAAGGCGAAGGCCAAGAAGTAA
- a CDS encoding ABC transporter substrate-binding protein: MFPISRWKHRTLAAALTALALSFAPQELSFAPQAMAAGKTITAVMHSDLRVIDPILTTAYITRDHGYMVYDTLVATDSNFKIQPQMADWKVSDDKLTYTFTLRDGLKWHDGTPVTAEDCVASLKRWAKVDGMGQKLMDFTASLEATDAKTITLKLKEPYGLVLDSIGKPSSRVAFMMPKRLAETPPDKPIPEQIGSGPFKFVQAEFQPGVKAVYVKNNDYVPRKEPASWTAGGKVVKVDRVEWVTMADAQTAMNALQSGDIDFLENPSFDTLSILEGDKDLKVETLNKFGFQTLGRMNFLYPPFDNIKVRQAALMAINQKQVLDALVGNPKYYKTCVSFFICDTPFASEVGGETLLKGGDMAAAKKALAESGYDGTPVVIMAPGDVTTLKAQPVVVAQQLRDAGFKVDLQATDWQTVVTRRASQKAPKDGGWNMFFTNWVSADVSNPIANLSIGGQGKNGGWFGWADDPKIEQLKDAFVRAPSLDEQKKIAADIQKEAYEQVIYIPLGQYQGPSAWRKSLSGVLDGPATPIFWNIDKSE; encoded by the coding sequence ATGTTCCCTATCTCGCGTTGGAAGCACCGCACGCTAGCGGCTGCGTTGACGGCGCTCGCGCTGTCGTTCGCGCCGCAGGAATTGTCCTTTGCGCCGCAGGCCATGGCCGCGGGCAAGACCATCACCGCGGTGATGCATTCGGATCTGCGCGTCATCGATCCGATCCTGACCACCGCCTATATCACGCGAGACCATGGCTACATGGTCTACGACACGCTGGTCGCAACCGACTCCAACTTCAAGATCCAGCCGCAGATGGCCGACTGGAAGGTGTCCGACGACAAGCTCACTTACACATTCACGCTGCGCGACGGCCTCAAGTGGCACGATGGAACGCCGGTGACCGCGGAAGACTGCGTTGCTTCGCTGAAGCGCTGGGCCAAGGTCGACGGCATGGGCCAGAAGCTGATGGACTTTACGGCGAGCTTAGAGGCCACCGACGCGAAGACGATCACGCTGAAGCTGAAGGAGCCCTACGGCCTGGTGCTGGATTCGATCGGCAAGCCGTCGTCGCGCGTCGCCTTCATGATGCCGAAGCGGCTGGCCGAAACGCCGCCGGACAAGCCGATCCCGGAGCAGATCGGCTCGGGTCCGTTCAAGTTCGTCCAGGCCGAATTCCAGCCGGGCGTGAAGGCGGTCTATGTCAAGAACAACGACTACGTGCCGCGCAAGGAGCCGGCGAGCTGGACCGCGGGCGGCAAGGTCGTGAAGGTTGACCGCGTCGAGTGGGTCACGATGGCCGACGCGCAGACTGCGATGAACGCGCTGCAGTCCGGCGACATCGATTTTCTGGAGAACCCGTCGTTCGACACGTTGTCGATCCTGGAAGGCGACAAGGACCTGAAGGTCGAGACGCTGAACAAGTTCGGCTTCCAGACGCTCGGCCGCATGAACTTCCTCTATCCGCCGTTCGACAACATCAAGGTTCGCCAGGCGGCGCTGATGGCGATCAACCAGAAGCAGGTGCTCGACGCGCTGGTCGGCAATCCCAAGTATTACAAGACCTGCGTCTCCTTCTTCATCTGCGACACACCGTTCGCGTCCGAGGTCGGCGGCGAGACCTTGTTGAAGGGCGGCGACATGGCGGCGGCCAAGAAGGCGCTTGCCGAGTCGGGCTATGATGGCACGCCGGTCGTCATCATGGCGCCGGGCGACGTCACCACGCTCAAGGCGCAGCCGGTTGTTGTCGCCCAGCAGCTGCGCGACGCCGGCTTCAAGGTCGACCTGCAGGCCACCGACTGGCAGACCGTGGTGACTCGCCGCGCCAGCCAGAAGGCGCCGAAGGATGGCGGCTGGAACATGTTCTTCACGAACTGGGTCAGTGCCGACGTCTCCAACCCGATCGCCAACCTCTCGATCGGCGGCCAGGGCAAGAATGGCGGATGGTTCGGCTGGGCCGACGATCCGAAGATCGAACAGCTGAAGGACGCCTTCGTTCGCGCGCCGTCGCTCGACGAGCAGAAGAAGATCGCGGCCGATATCCAGAAGGAAGCCTACGAGCAGGTCATCTACATTCCGCTCGGTCAGTATCAGGGTCCAAGCGCCTGGCGGAAGTCGCTGTCCGGTGTGCTCGATGGTCCGGCAACGCCGATCTTCTGGAATATCGACAAATCCGAGTAG
- a CDS encoding ABC transporter permease: protein MLGYLLRRILAAIPVMGVVALFVFLLLRLTPGDPAAILAGDNATPEQLDRIRTSLGLNEPIYIQFYTWVAKLLHGDLGVSLISNKPILEMIGPRLEPSISVALATIVLSILVAVPLGVIAAWKHGTWIDRCVMGLSVLGFSVPVFVIGYVLIQVFAIDLRWVPVQGFKSISAGFGPFFERIILPTCTLSFIYVALIARMTRASMLDVLGEDYVRTARAKGIGETGVLLRHALRNAAVPVITVIGSGFALLISGVVVTESVFNLPGIGRLTVDAVLARDYPVIQAMILLTSGIYVAVNLLIDLAYTLLDPRIRY from the coding sequence ATGCTCGGCTATCTCCTCCGCCGCATCCTCGCCGCCATTCCCGTAATGGGCGTGGTGGCTCTGTTCGTGTTCCTGTTGCTACGGCTGACGCCGGGCGACCCGGCCGCCATTCTCGCCGGCGACAATGCGACACCCGAACAGCTCGACCGCATCCGCACCTCGCTTGGTCTCAACGAGCCGATCTACATCCAGTTCTACACCTGGGTCGCCAAGCTCCTGCACGGCGACCTCGGCGTCTCCCTGATCTCGAACAAGCCGATCCTCGAGATGATCGGTCCGCGCCTCGAGCCCTCGATCTCGGTCGCGCTGGCCACCATCGTCCTCTCGATCCTGGTGGCGGTGCCGCTCGGCGTGATCGCGGCGTGGAAGCACGGCACCTGGATCGACCGGTGCGTGATGGGGCTTTCGGTGCTCGGCTTCTCGGTGCCGGTGTTCGTGATCGGCTATGTGCTGATCCAGGTGTTTGCGATCGATCTGCGCTGGGTTCCGGTGCAGGGCTTCAAGAGCATCTCGGCCGGCTTCGGTCCGTTCTTCGAGCGCATCATCCTGCCGACCTGCACCCTCTCCTTCATCTATGTCGCGTTGATCGCGCGCATGACACGGGCCTCGATGCTCGACGTGCTGGGTGAGGACTACGTGCGCACCGCGCGCGCCAAGGGCATCGGCGAGACCGGCGTGCTGCTGCGCCATGCGCTGCGCAACGCTGCGGTCCCGGTCATCACCGTGATCGGTTCCGGTTTCGCGCTGCTGATCTCGGGCGTGGTCGTTACCGAGAGCGTGTTCAACCTGCCCGGCATCGGCCGTCTCACCGTCGACGCGGTGCTGGCGCGCGACTATCCGGTGATCCAGGCCATGATCCTCCTGACGTCGGGTATCTATGTCGCGGTCAATCTCTTGATCGACCTCGCTTACACCCTGCTCGATCCTCGTATCCGGTACTGA
- a CDS encoding ABC transporter permease has protein sequence MAIETLPESSIPVTRPFRVKFGFLASTPIIAVATICLVLIILMAIFAPLLAPHDPLLLTPSQRLKPSSAQYLLGTDAYGRDLLSRVIYGARISLLIGLGAAVCSIAIGLLIGLVAGFFRWVDAVMMRVMDGLMAIPAILLAIAVVSLSGASIWTVMVAITIPEIPRVARLVRSVVLTAREEPYVEAAISLGSSLPKIMWRHLMPNTIAPLIVQGTYVCASAILTEAILSFLGAGISPETPTWGNIMAEGRAYFQVKPSLIFWPGLLLSIAILSVNLIGDAARDALDPRMKQREGK, from the coding sequence ATGGCGATCGAAACCCTTCCCGAATCCTCCATCCCCGTCACCCGGCCGTTCCGCGTCAAGTTCGGCTTCCTGGCGTCGACGCCGATCATCGCGGTTGCGACGATCTGCCTCGTCCTGATCATCCTGATGGCGATCTTCGCGCCGCTGCTCGCGCCGCACGATCCGTTGTTGCTGACGCCGTCGCAGCGGCTGAAGCCGTCGAGCGCGCAATACCTGCTCGGCACCGATGCGTATGGACGCGACCTGCTGTCGCGCGTCATCTATGGCGCACGGATCTCGCTGTTGATCGGGCTCGGCGCCGCCGTCTGCTCGATCGCCATCGGGCTCCTGATCGGCCTCGTCGCCGGATTCTTCCGCTGGGTCGATGCCGTGATGATGCGCGTGATGGACGGCTTGATGGCGATCCCCGCCATCCTGCTCGCGATCGCCGTGGTGTCGCTGTCCGGCGCCAGCATCTGGACCGTGATGGTCGCGATCACCATCCCCGAGATCCCGCGCGTGGCGCGGCTGGTGCGCTCGGTGGTGCTGACCGCGCGCGAGGAGCCCTATGTCGAGGCCGCGATCTCGCTCGGCTCGAGCCTGCCGAAGATCATGTGGCGGCATTTGATGCCGAACACGATCGCGCCGCTGATCGTGCAAGGCACTTACGTCTGCGCATCCGCGATCCTGACCGAGGCGATCCTGTCGTTCCTCGGCGCCGGCATCTCGCCGGAAACGCCGACCTGGGGCAACATCATGGCCGAGGGCCGTGCCTATTTCCAGGTCAAGCCGTCGCTGATCTTCTGGCCGGGGCTGCTGCTCTCGATCGCCATTCTCAGCGTCAACCTGATCGGCGACGCCGCGCGCGACGCGCTCGATCCCCGCATGAAACAGCGTGAGGGCAAGTGA